The genomic DNA GCGTTGACGCACCGGAGGTCAGGCTTATTTCTTTTTCGGAATTAAATGGTTGTTACAGAATATATTGTAATGAAAAAATTTCGTATAAAGAGGTGTTGGTTAATGGCTAAGGTGGTCATAATGTACGAGAAACCAAAAGATGTTGAAGGGTTTGAGAAGCATTATTTTAAAGTTCATGTGCCTCTAGGAAAAAAGATTCCGAATTTGAAAAAGGATTCCATTCACAGAGTGATCCAAAATGAAAATACAGATCTTAATCTATATTTAATAACAATACTTGAATTTGAGAATATGAGTACACTTATTGATTCACTAGCTAGCCCAGAAGCGAAAGCGACAGAAGAAGATGGCAAAGAACTATTCCAATACCTTCACAAGCCACCCATCATCACTATAATAGAATAATGTCTTTTGGGGCCTGACCCCCGGTGCTTTAAAGCGATGATGTACCGGGAGTTTTGGCCTATTTTTATTAAAATATACTAAATTGTTTAAAAATTATAAAAACTAACAAGGATATTTCTGGAACACGAAGAATATATTGTTTAAGTATTTCGATTTTTCAGAATCGTAAGCGCTTGCAGAATTTCCCGAAAGGAGGAAGAAATTTGGGGATTTTAGAAATCAAGGATATCACGTTACGTTTCGGGGGTGTTACGGCACTAAATCAGGTTACATATGAGGTAAAAGAAGGTGAGATTTTCTCGTTAATCGGACCAAATGGTGCCGGTAAAACGAGTATGTTGAACTGTATAAGTGGGTTATATCGACCCACGAGTGGTGCCATTTGCTATAAAGGCGAAGATATCACTCAATTAAAACCACATAAACGAGCCGGCATGGGCATTGCTAGAGCTTTCCAAAACATTGAGCTTTTTCCTCATTTATCGGTTTTGGACAACTTAATGCTTGGCAGACATGCAAGAATGAAAACGGGTCTACTTTCAGGCGGATTCTACTGGGGGAAGGCTCAAAAAGAGGAAATTGAGCACAGAGAGAAGGTTGAGGAGGTAATTGACTTTCTTGAAATTGAAGATATCCGAAATACCCCAGTTGGCAGATTGTCTTATGGTTTACAAAAGCGGGTAGAGGTAGGAAGAGCATTAGCACTTGAGCCAGAGCTATTGTTACTTGATGAGCCGATGGCCGGAATGAACAGTGAAGAGAAAGAAGACATGGCTCGTTATATTATTGATATTCATGCTGAAAAACAGACGACCATCATTTTAATCGAGCATGATATGCGAGTCGTAATGGACCTTTCAGATCATATCGCTGTTTTAGACTTCGGAAAGTTAATAGGCTATGGGACACCAAATGAAATACAAAATAATCAACAAGTTATCAATGCTTACTTAGGTGAGGATGAAGAGCAAGTAGGCTAACAATCGGGGAGGAGGTATTTGATGTCAAACATGACATTTCCTCAAGTATTAAGGGAAAATAGTAGATTAAAGGGTTCGAAGGTAGCTTATCGAGAAAAGGATTATGGAATTTGGAATGAAGTTACCTATCATCAATACTACGAACATGTGCAACATTTTAGTTTAGGGCTTGCAAAACTAGGATTAAATCGTGGAGATAAGCTAGCGATTATCGGTGACAATCGCCCAGAGTGGGTCATCAGTGAGTTAGCCGCTCAAAGCTTAGGTGGAATATCCGTAGGGATTTTCCAGGAATCTCTTCCTAATGAAATTGCTTATATTCTTGATAATTGTGATGCTTCAATCGTTGTTGTAGAAGATCAGGAACAAGTCGATAAGCTTTATGAAGTGATGGATCAGATTAAGAAGGTCAAAACAATCATCTATTATGATCCAAGAGGAATGAGAAATTATAAAGCTGAAAATCTCTTATTCTTTGATGACGTACTAAAAATAGGGAAGGAACATAACAAAGAAAACCCTACATTTTTTGAAAAAGAACTTAATAAGGGAACCTATGAGGATTTAGCGATTCTATCTTATACTTCTGGAACGACAGGAAATCCTAAGGGAACTATGCTAAGTTATCAAAACCTATTTGATATGGCGCATAACCTAACCTCATTTGATCCATTAGATGGTAATGACGAATACCTCTCTTTTTTACCGCTAGCATGGATTGGTGAGCAAATGATGACCATTGCCACCGGACTATCAAGTGGGATGACGATTAATTTTCCAGAAGAACCAACGACTGTATTGGAAAACCTTCGTGAAATCGGGCCACAGGTTATGTTTTCACCTCCACGAATCTATGAAGATATGGTTTCAAAATTTCAAGTGCGAATCCAGGATGCCGGCTGGTTTAAGCGTAAAGTGTATGAATGGTGCAAGCCGATTGGTGAAAAAGTAGCCAAAGCTAAGTTCAATAAGGAAGAAATTCCACGTGGATTGAGAATGAAGTATAAACTAGCAGACTACTTTTTATTTTCTGCGATACGCGACCATCTTGGGTTACTGCGTATTAAACGTGCCTATACAGGAGGAGCGCCACTAGGTCCAGATGTATTTACATTTTTTCATAGCATTGGGGTTAATGTAAAAAGTATTTACGGTCAGACTGAGGTATCAGGAATCTCGATTGTTCACCGAGATGGTGATATTAAGCTTGATAGTGTTGGGACTCCGATACCTGGTACTGAAGTAAAAATTTTGGATAAAGGTGAGGTTCTCATTAAAAGCTCTAGTGTGTGCTTAGGGTATTACAAAAATGAGCAGTCAACCAAGGAAACAATTGAGGACGGTTGGCTACACACAGGGGATGCAGGAAGAATGGATGAAGAGGGACATCTGTATATCATCGATCGCTTGAAAGACGTAATTCGTCTACATACAGGTGAAATGTTTTCTCCTCAATTTATTGAGAATAAATTAAAGTTCAGTCCTTACATCCAAGAAGCAGTTGCGACAGGAAGAGATCGTCCTTACGTTGTTGCAATGATTAATATTGATATGGAAAATGTCGGCCGTTGGGCAGAGAAAAAACAAATTGGATATACAACTTATACAGATTTATCATCTAAACCTGCTGTTCTTGAACTTATTCAAGAACAGGTCAATGAGGTAAATAGGTCCCTACCTGAAAAAGCCCGCATTAAAAAGTTTGTTCTGCTTTATAAAGAATTAGACGCAGATGATGAAGAGTTAACTCGTACGAAAAAAGTACGAAGACAGTTTGTGGCTAAAAAGTATGAAAAGCTTATTGATGGAATCTATTCAGAAAGTGACCAAATCGATGTGGAAGGGCGAATTAAATATCGTGACGGGAATGAACAACTGATTCAAACAACACTTCGAGTAATCTTTATGGATGAAGGCGAGGGAGCAGCTTAATGACGTTTTTCTTACAAATGTTAGTAACAGGAATCGTTGTAGGTAGTGTGTACGCACTAGTTGCCCTAGGATTTGTATTAATCTATAAATCTAGTGACGCAATTAACTTTGCTCAAGGCGAGTTTTTACTAGTGGGTACGTATGTCTGTTTAACACTCATCACAGCATATAATATTCCATTTCTACCTGCTCTTCTAATTGCATTATTATTTAGTGCCATTTTAGGGTTTGTAATAGAGCGGATTGTTCTCAGGCCCTTTATCGGAGAACCCGTCATATCAATGATTATGGCAACGATTGGACTTTCCAGTGTATTAGCAGGGGTTGTTCATATCATCTGGGGACATGAAACACGTGTTTTCCCTAAAATTTTTTCCGAACAACCAGTTAAGTTTGGTGAAGTAGTTGTAGCACCCGTTTACCTTTGGTCACTAGGGATTGTCGTAGTCATGCTCTTAATTTTCACTCTCTTTTTCAAGTATTCCAAGCTTGGAATTGCGATGCGTGCAACGGCAGATGATCAACAGGCTGCCATGTCTATGGGAATCAGCGTAAAGACAATATTCGCCGTATCATGGGCTATCGCTGCGATTGTTTCTGCAGTTGGAGGTATTTTACTCGGAAACATCAATGGTGTAAATGCATCGTTATCAGCCATCGGACTTAAGGTTTTACCTGTTGCAATTCTTGGAGGTCTCGATAGTATTCCAGGTGCGATTGTAGGGGGATTAATTATCGGAATCATAGAAAGTATGACTGGTGGCTATTTAGATCCATTAGTTGGTGGTGGGATGAAAGAAGTTATGCCATTTATTCTACTGGTCTTTATTTTAATGTTTAAGCCGTATGGATTGTTCGGTAAAAAAGAAATCGAGAGGGTGTAAACTATGCGAAATCCATTCGTAATGGATTGTGGTGAATTCCATGTTAACTACAAGCAAGACATGAACATTTGGAAAATTACCCGTGTTAGAATGCGAATTTACGCAATCGTTCTACTCTTTGCGATTTTCCCTCTAATTTCTTCGGATTATATCGTGGGACTTGCCACTTTGTGTGGGATAGCAGCAATTGGAGCGATCGGGTTAAATATTTTAACAGGTTTTACAGGACAAATCTCAATTGGGGTTGGTGCTTTCTTAGGGGTTGGAGGCTATACGTCAGCTATTTTAACTGTAAAGCTAGGCTTAAGTTTTTGGATAGCGATGCCCACAGCTGGATTAATAACCGCGCTTGTAGGTGCACTATTTGGAATTCCTTCTCTGCGTTTAAAAGGACTTTACCTAGCCATTGCAACTCTAGCAGCTCAAGTAATCATCTTGTTTGTCATTTCAAGATGGGATTCGTTGACAGGTGGAACAGCTGGAATGGTACTTTCTAGACCTAGTGTCGGTGGATTCATGTTTGCGAGTGAAACAAGTTATTACTATCTAATGTTTATTGTATTACTTATTACGACAGTTTTTACGTTGAATTTGTTTAGGTCTAGAGTGGGCCGAGCCTTTATCGCGGTACGTGACCGTGACATAGCTGCAGAAGTGATGGGTATTGATATCTTCAAATACAAAGTGTTGGCTTTTTCAATCAGCTCTTTCTTCGTAGGAATTGCTGGTGCTTTGCTTGGCCATTACACGATGATTGTTAGCCCTGAGCTATACAGCATAACGGTTTCTATTGAATTCTTAGCAATGATTTTAGTAGGTGGTCTAGGAAGTGTGTTCGGATCGATTTATGGTGCAATCTTTATTACGTTACTACCAGTTTTCCTCCGTGGTGGAATCGAGGTTTTAAGTGGAGTAATGCCGGACCTAGCGAATGTACTAGTAGGGTTAAAGGAAGTGGTTTTTGGATTAGTTATTATCCTATTCCTAATCTATGAGCCTGAAGGTCTAGCGAAAATGTGGAAGAATATTAAAGATTACTTTAAGCTCTGGCCGTATTCCTACTAGCTACGGAAAAATATGTATTTCTACTTAAAAATATTTATAGGAAAATGAGGGGGAAAAGTATGAAAAAGTTCATGTCAATCAGTATGATCTTGTTACTAGTACTAGGTGTTATGGCTGGCTGTTCAGGAGGAGAAAAGGCTTCAGGTGATGAAAAAGGTACGATTAAGATCGGTGGACTATTTGACTTAACCGGTGGGACTGGTGATGTAGGCACTCCTTATGCTGAGGGGGAAAAGGCATACTTTGAGCACCTTGCTACAAAGGGTCTTGTAAATGGTTACAAGCTAGAACTAATTGGGGATGATTATGCCTACAAAATTCCAGAAGCCCAAAAGCTATATCAAAAGCTTAAATCAAAAGACAAAGTAGCTGGTGTATTAGGATGGGGTACTGGTGATACCGAAGCACTTCGTAGTTTAGTAGCAAATGACAAATTACCGTACATTTCAGCTTCCTACTCAGAAAACCTTAAAAATCTTGAGGAGAGTCCATACAACTTCTTAGTGGCAGCTACTTATTCTGACCAAGCTCGTTCTGCGATTAAATGGATCAAGGATAATCACAAGGGTGGAACTCCTACACTGGCATTAATTTACAATGACACTGCATTTGGTAAATCACCAATTGAAGATGCAAAAGCATTCGCCGCTGAAAATGGTGTAGAAGTTGTTGATGAGCAGATTGTTGAACTAAGTGCATTAGATGCAACATCTCAATTATTAAACATGGAAAAGAAAAATCCTGACTATGCGATTATTCAACAAACATGGGGTGCTACTGCAACGATCTTAAAGGATGCGAAAAAACTAGACATTGACACGAAGTTTATTGGTTTAAACTGGGCAACAGGGGAAGGCTTACTTCCAATTGCAGGAGAAGCTGCTGAAGGATTTATTGGCGTGGTTACACATGCCTTCCCATATGAAGACTTAGAAGGTATGGCTGATATTAAAGAGTACTTAGAAAGCAAAGGAAAAACGATTGATGACATCAACCAAAAATTCGTTCAAGGCTGGGTAGCAGCATCAATTATGGTTGAAGGTGTGAAATTGGCAGATGACCCAACAACTGGTGAGGGAATCCGTAAAGGATTAGAGAAGATTTCTAACCTAGAGTTTGGTGGATTAGCCGCACCAATTACTTTCACTGCCGACAATCACGCTGGTACAAACCAAATCCGTTTAGCTGAAGTGAAAAACGGAAAGTGGGAAGTATTTACTGACTATATTGGCTATTAATTACTTAAGGGGGAGAGGAATTGTCCCCCTTTTTTTTGAAAATGTTCGACACCACGCTTATTTTTTAAGTAAATGGAGGATTATGATGCTAACTTTAAACAACGTCGAAGTAGTGTACGATCGCGTTATATTAGTTTTAAAAGGACTATCGATGGAAGTACCAAAAGGGAAGATCGTCGCTTTATTAGGTAGTAATGGGGCTGGCAAAACAACGACCCTTAAGGCTATTTCAGGTCTTTTAAAAAGTGAGAATGGTGAAGTAACGGATGGTTTTATTGAATTAAATGATGAGCGAATTGATACCAATGGTGCAGATGTTATTGTAAAAAAGGGAATTTTTCAATGTATGGAAGGTCGCCGTGTATTCGAGCACCTTACTGTGGAAGATAATTTAATTGCAGGTGCACATACTCGGAAGGATCGAAAAAATATTAAAGGTGATATACAAAAGGTGTATCACTATTTTCCGAAGTTAGAAATGCTAAAAAACAGGCAGGCTGGTTATTTATCTGGTGGAGAGCAGCAAATGCTCGCAATTGGAAGAGGCATTATGGCAAAACCAAGTGTATTACTTTTAGATGAGCCATCCTTAGGACTTGCGCCATTGTTGGTAAAAGAAATCTTTGGAATCATTAAAAAGATTAATGAAGAAGAAGGGACTACCATTTTGGTTGTCGAGCAAAATGCAAAGGTAGCCCTCTCGATTGCTCATTATGGCTATATCATGGAAAATGGACGTGTTGTTATGGAAGGCTCTGTTGATAAGTTATTATCCAATCAAGATGTGCGTGAATTTTATCTTGGTGTAAGTTCAAAGGGTGCGAAAAACTATAAAGATATTAAATCTTACAAACGTAGAAAGAGGTGGCTATAATTGTCATCGATTCAAGAATTGATATCCTATGCGTATGAACATGCAGAGGGCTTTAAGGTTGTAATGGAGGTACAAGAACTAACTCCTGATAGAATTACAACTGTAGAGGATCTCGTAAAAATTCCTGTGTTAAAAAAGGATAGATTACCAGATTTGCAACAGGAGAATCTACCTTTTGCAGGATTGTCAACCCGTTCTACAGCTGAAATGGCAAGGGTATTTATGTCACCAGGTCCAATCTATGATCCTCAAACACATGAGGATGATTTTTGGAGATTTTCAGAAGCACTTGAGGCTGCTGGTTTTAATGAGAATGATATTGTTCAAAATACATTCTCTTACCACCTGTCACCTGCTGGTTTTATGTTTGATTCTGCCTTGAGAAAGCTAGGTGCGACTGTTATTCCAGCTGGAACAGGCAATCGAGAGCTGCAACTCCAGGTTATGAAGGATATAAAAGTAACTGGTTATGTAGGTACACCAAGCTTTTTTACCATTCTACTAGATACTGCTGTGGAAAAAGGTTGGGTGAAGGGGGGAGAACTAGCCTTGTCAAAGGCATTTTTCACAGCGGAGATGACACCTGTGGCATTACGTCAAAGGTGTGAAGAATTAGGTATTCAAGTTTTTGAGGGATATGGTACGGCAGATTGTGGCTGTATTGCTTTTGAAGATAAGGAAGGACCAGGGTTAAAGATTACAAGCTCCGCCATCGTTCAAATTTGTGACCCGGTATCTGGTGAATTGGTTGATGATGGAGAAGGGGAAGTTGTTGTTACGTTATTTGATAAAAGCTATCCTCTGATACGTTTTGGAACAGGGGATTTATCAAAATGGGTTGAAGGCTATGAGGGAGAACGGATTGTGGGGGTTCTAGGCCGTGTAAGTGATGGAGTTAAAGTGAAGGGGATGTTTGTTAGAGAAAAACAGCTTGCTGCTGTACTGGCAAACGAAGGTTATACATCTTTTCAAGCCCTTGTTTCGAGTAGGGAAAATCAAGATCAATTAGAGATAACTGTTGAATCAGCTACTGAATTGAATCAAGATCTTGTTAGCAAACTTCAAGATGTGATAAGAGTGAGCCCTATTGTTAAAAGGGTAAACATTGGAGAATTATCGAAAAGGGAAAAACTACTCGTTGATGAGCGAGTGCGTCCATAAGTTTTATTTAAAAAGATGAGGTGCATAGGCCTCATCTTTATTATGTTTTATCATGATAATAACAAATATCAGCATGTATCTTGTCATTTAGTTCAAGTATCCCAAATGAATACTCCTTCTGAAATCGTTTATCAGTAGGAGAACCAGGATTAAACAATAAAGTACCTTCGTGGTATTCCTGGTATGGAATATGAGAGTGACCAAATATAATAACGTCAAGACTAGGATCGTTAAAGGCCTCAAGTGCGCGCTCTTGTGTTGTTTTCTTTTTGCCGATATGGCCGTGAACAATTCCGATTTTAAAGCCATTAAGTTGCAGCACCTTTTTATCTCCAAAGAGTTGGCTAACCTCCGGAGTGTCAACATTTCCACTCACTCCAACGACCGTACCGTATTTTTCGAGTTGAGTAAGGACTTCTAGGTCAGTCCAATCGCCAGCATGAATAATTAAATCTGCATTTGCTAGCTGCTTTACTAACAAATCTGGGAGCTTTTTTCCACGTTTGGGCATATGAGTGTCTGAGAGGACAATAATCTTCATTTATTTCATTCCTTTAGTTTTGTAATCTTATTTTACTATAAATGATGAATGATAAATTAAACAAATGGATCAGGCAAGCAAAACGTTGGTTAAGATTTCTCTTTTTTGAGATAATAGTAATCGTTCTAGAACTTACTTGTAGGAGGAATACACGTGCCTAAAAGCTTAATGGATACAACAACATTACATAATGGAGTAAAGATGCCTTGGTTTGGACTCGGTGTTTTTAAAGTTGAAGAAGGGTCCGAGGTTATTGAATCAGTAAAGGCTGCTATTAAAAATGGGTATCGAAGCATTGATACTGCTGCTATTTATCAAAATGAAGAAGGTGTAGGACAAGGAATTAAAGAATCAGGTGTTGCTCGTGATGAGCTATTCATAACTACAAAGGTTTGGAATTCAGAGCAAGGCTATGACACTACATTACAGGCTTTTGAAACAAGCCTTAGCAAGTTAGGTCTTGATTATTTAGATTTGTACTTAATTCATTGGCCAGGTTTAGATAGCAGCAAGTTTAAAGATACATGGAAGGCTATTGAAAAATTATATAAAGATGGTCGAGTTCGTGCTATTGGCGTGAGTAATTTCCATGTTCACCAGTTACAAGAACTGATTAAAGATGCTGAGGTTAAGCCTATGGTTAACCAGGTTGAGTTTCATCCGCATTTAACACAAAGGGAGTTATTAGCTTACTGTCAAAGTGAGGGAATTCAACTCGAGGCATGGTCACCATTAAAACAAGGTCAGCTTTTAAGTGACCCAACCATTAATGAGATTGCTGAAAAATATCAAAAATCCACTGCTCAGATTATTTTACGATGGGATTTACAAAATAAAGTTGTAACGATTCCTAAATCGATTAAAGAACATCGTATTATTGAAAATGCTGATGTATTTGACTTTGAACTTTCAGCTGAGGATATGGAACGAATTAGTGGGTTGAACAAGGATGAACGTGTCGGACCCAACCCGGATGAATTTAATCGTGGGTTTGAAGAATAAGTAGTTTGTTTGAAACCAGGCTTGGTGTGTAAACCGAGTCTGTTTTTGTTTTATTGAAAGCTTTCTACCTATCTTGTAAAATAACGACATAATTAGACTTAAAAAAAGAAAAGGTGTTAGAGATGAAACCATTTATTATAATTGGAGCGGGAATTTTAGGAGCGTCGACAGCCTATCATTTGGCAAAAAACGGAGCGAAAGTGCTATTAATTGATCGCGAAGATAAAGGTCAAGCGACGGATGCAGCAGCAGGAATTGTATGTCCTTGGATATCACAACGAAGAAATAAAGCATGGTATCAGCTTGCAAAGAATGGTGCTAGTTACTATTCCTCATTAATTCCTGAGCTAGAAAAGGATGGAGAAAAAGATACAGGCTATAAGAGGGTTGGAGCCATCAGTCTTCATACTGATTCTGGAAAGCTAGATAAAATGGAAGAAAGAGCATATAAAAGGAGAGAAGATGCCCCGGAAATTGGTGAGATTACTCGGTTATCTGAGGTAGAATCAAAGAAGTTATTTCCTTACTTGGATGAAAAATTTGCATCTGTTCATATTAGCGGGGCAGCACGAGTGAATGGCAGAGCACTTCGTAATGCGCTTGTAAAAGGAGCAGAGAAACATGGTGCTGAAGTTTTACAAGGAAATGCTCGTTTAGAAATAGAGGCAGGGAAAGTGGTTGGTGTAACGGTGGGCAGTGATTCTTTTCTAGGTGAGAAAGTGATTGTAACTGCTGGAGCGTGGGCAAAGGAGTTAATTAGACCGCTGGGCATTGAATTCTTAGTAGATGCTCAGAAGGCACAAATTGTACATTTACAAGTTGACGAACATGAAACAGCTGAATTACCTGTGGTTATGCCGCCTAATGATCAGTATATTGTTGCATTTGACGAAGGGAAAATCGTAATTGGAGCCACACATGAAAACGATAAAGGATTCGACAAGCGTGTCACAGTAGGTGGACTTCATGAAGTATTAGATAAAGCGTTAGGAGTTGCACCTGGACTAGAAGAATCTACAGTAAGTGAAACAAGAGTTGGATTCAGACCATTTACCCCAGGATTTCTACCCGTTATTGGTTCGCTTCCGAACAATGATGAAGTATTAGTAGCTAATGGTCTTGGTGCCTCAGGACTAACAGTTGGCCCATATCTAGGGTTCCAGTTAGCCAAACTTGCACTCGACCAACCACTCAATATCGACCTCAAACTCTATCCAGTCTCAGGCGCTATTCTTTAAATGTGTCACCGGGGGCCTGTCCCCCGGTGCTTTAAAGTGTAAAAGTGAATGTTATTTTGTTTTATG from Cytobacillus luteolus includes the following:
- a CDS encoding EthD family reductase encodes the protein MAKVVIMYEKPKDVEGFEKHYFKVHVPLGKKIPNLKKDSIHRVIQNENTDLNLYLITILEFENMSTLIDSLASPEAKATEEDGKELFQYLHKPPIITIIE
- a CDS encoding ABC transporter ATP-binding protein yields the protein MGILEIKDITLRFGGVTALNQVTYEVKEGEIFSLIGPNGAGKTSMLNCISGLYRPTSGAICYKGEDITQLKPHKRAGMGIARAFQNIELFPHLSVLDNLMLGRHARMKTGLLSGGFYWGKAQKEEIEHREKVEEVIDFLEIEDIRNTPVGRLSYGLQKRVEVGRALALEPELLLLDEPMAGMNSEEKEDMARYIIDIHAEKQTTIILIEHDMRVVMDLSDHIAVLDFGKLIGYGTPNEIQNNQQVINAYLGEDEEQVG
- a CDS encoding AMP-binding protein is translated as MSNMTFPQVLRENSRLKGSKVAYREKDYGIWNEVTYHQYYEHVQHFSLGLAKLGLNRGDKLAIIGDNRPEWVISELAAQSLGGISVGIFQESLPNEIAYILDNCDASIVVVEDQEQVDKLYEVMDQIKKVKTIIYYDPRGMRNYKAENLLFFDDVLKIGKEHNKENPTFFEKELNKGTYEDLAILSYTSGTTGNPKGTMLSYQNLFDMAHNLTSFDPLDGNDEYLSFLPLAWIGEQMMTIATGLSSGMTINFPEEPTTVLENLREIGPQVMFSPPRIYEDMVSKFQVRIQDAGWFKRKVYEWCKPIGEKVAKAKFNKEEIPRGLRMKYKLADYFLFSAIRDHLGLLRIKRAYTGGAPLGPDVFTFFHSIGVNVKSIYGQTEVSGISIVHRDGDIKLDSVGTPIPGTEVKILDKGEVLIKSSSVCLGYYKNEQSTKETIEDGWLHTGDAGRMDEEGHLYIIDRLKDVIRLHTGEMFSPQFIENKLKFSPYIQEAVATGRDRPYVVAMINIDMENVGRWAEKKQIGYTTYTDLSSKPAVLELIQEQVNEVNRSLPEKARIKKFVLLYKELDADDEELTRTKKVRRQFVAKKYEKLIDGIYSESDQIDVEGRIKYRDGNEQLIQTTLRVIFMDEGEGAA
- a CDS encoding branched-chain amino acid ABC transporter permease, coding for MTFFLQMLVTGIVVGSVYALVALGFVLIYKSSDAINFAQGEFLLVGTYVCLTLITAYNIPFLPALLIALLFSAILGFVIERIVLRPFIGEPVISMIMATIGLSSVLAGVVHIIWGHETRVFPKIFSEQPVKFGEVVVAPVYLWSLGIVVVMLLIFTLFFKYSKLGIAMRATADDQQAAMSMGISVKTIFAVSWAIAAIVSAVGGILLGNINGVNASLSAIGLKVLPVAILGGLDSIPGAIVGGLIIGIIESMTGGYLDPLVGGGMKEVMPFILLVFILMFKPYGLFGKKEIERV
- a CDS encoding branched-chain amino acid ABC transporter permease; protein product: MRNPFVMDCGEFHVNYKQDMNIWKITRVRMRIYAIVLLFAIFPLISSDYIVGLATLCGIAAIGAIGLNILTGFTGQISIGVGAFLGVGGYTSAILTVKLGLSFWIAMPTAGLITALVGALFGIPSLRLKGLYLAIATLAAQVIILFVISRWDSLTGGTAGMVLSRPSVGGFMFASETSYYYLMFIVLLITTVFTLNLFRSRVGRAFIAVRDRDIAAEVMGIDIFKYKVLAFSISSFFVGIAGALLGHYTMIVSPELYSITVSIEFLAMILVGGLGSVFGSIYGAIFITLLPVFLRGGIEVLSGVMPDLANVLVGLKEVVFGLVIILFLIYEPEGLAKMWKNIKDYFKLWPYSY
- a CDS encoding ABC transporter substrate-binding protein, coding for MKKFMSISMILLLVLGVMAGCSGGEKASGDEKGTIKIGGLFDLTGGTGDVGTPYAEGEKAYFEHLATKGLVNGYKLELIGDDYAYKIPEAQKLYQKLKSKDKVAGVLGWGTGDTEALRSLVANDKLPYISASYSENLKNLEESPYNFLVAATYSDQARSAIKWIKDNHKGGTPTLALIYNDTAFGKSPIEDAKAFAAENGVEVVDEQIVELSALDATSQLLNMEKKNPDYAIIQQTWGATATILKDAKKLDIDTKFIGLNWATGEGLLPIAGEAAEGFIGVVTHAFPYEDLEGMADIKEYLESKGKTIDDINQKFVQGWVAASIMVEGVKLADDPTTGEGIRKGLEKISNLEFGGLAAPITFTADNHAGTNQIRLAEVKNGKWEVFTDYIGY
- a CDS encoding ABC transporter ATP-binding protein codes for the protein MLTLNNVEVVYDRVILVLKGLSMEVPKGKIVALLGSNGAGKTTTLKAISGLLKSENGEVTDGFIELNDERIDTNGADVIVKKGIFQCMEGRRVFEHLTVEDNLIAGAHTRKDRKNIKGDIQKVYHYFPKLEMLKNRQAGYLSGGEQQMLAIGRGIMAKPSVLLLDEPSLGLAPLLVKEIFGIIKKINEEEGTTILVVEQNAKVALSIAHYGYIMENGRVVMEGSVDKLLSNQDVREFYLGVSSKGAKNYKDIKSYKRRKRWL
- a CDS encoding phenylacetate--CoA ligase family protein codes for the protein MSSIQELISYAYEHAEGFKVVMEVQELTPDRITTVEDLVKIPVLKKDRLPDLQQENLPFAGLSTRSTAEMARVFMSPGPIYDPQTHEDDFWRFSEALEAAGFNENDIVQNTFSYHLSPAGFMFDSALRKLGATVIPAGTGNRELQLQVMKDIKVTGYVGTPSFFTILLDTAVEKGWVKGGELALSKAFFTAEMTPVALRQRCEELGIQVFEGYGTADCGCIAFEDKEGPGLKITSSAIVQICDPVSGELVDDGEGEVVVTLFDKSYPLIRFGTGDLSKWVEGYEGERIVGVLGRVSDGVKVKGMFVREKQLAAVLANEGYTSFQALVSSRENQDQLEITVESATELNQDLVSKLQDVIRVSPIVKRVNIGELSKREKLLVDERVRP
- a CDS encoding metallophosphoesterase family protein → MKIIVLSDTHMPKRGKKLPDLLVKQLANADLIIHAGDWTDLEVLTQLEKYGTVVGVSGNVDTPEVSQLFGDKKVLQLNGFKIGIVHGHIGKKKTTQERALEAFNDPSLDVIIFGHSHIPYQEYHEGTLLFNPGSPTDKRFQKEYSFGILELNDKIHADICYYHDKT
- a CDS encoding aldo/keto reductase, whose product is MPKSLMDTTTLHNGVKMPWFGLGVFKVEEGSEVIESVKAAIKNGYRSIDTAAIYQNEEGVGQGIKESGVARDELFITTKVWNSEQGYDTTLQAFETSLSKLGLDYLDLYLIHWPGLDSSKFKDTWKAIEKLYKDGRVRAIGVSNFHVHQLQELIKDAEVKPMVNQVEFHPHLTQRELLAYCQSEGIQLEAWSPLKQGQLLSDPTINEIAEKYQKSTAQIILRWDLQNKVVTIPKSIKEHRIIENADVFDFELSAEDMERISGLNKDERVGPNPDEFNRGFEE
- a CDS encoding NAD(P)/FAD-dependent oxidoreductase: MKPFIIIGAGILGASTAYHLAKNGAKVLLIDREDKGQATDAAAGIVCPWISQRRNKAWYQLAKNGASYYSSLIPELEKDGEKDTGYKRVGAISLHTDSGKLDKMEERAYKRREDAPEIGEITRLSEVESKKLFPYLDEKFASVHISGAARVNGRALRNALVKGAEKHGAEVLQGNARLEIEAGKVVGVTVGSDSFLGEKVIVTAGAWAKELIRPLGIEFLVDAQKAQIVHLQVDEHETAELPVVMPPNDQYIVAFDEGKIVIGATHENDKGFDKRVTVGGLHEVLDKALGVAPGLEESTVSETRVGFRPFTPGFLPVIGSLPNNDEVLVANGLGASGLTVGPYLGFQLAKLALDQPLNIDLKLYPVSGAIL